From one Malus sylvestris chromosome 1, drMalSylv7.2, whole genome shotgun sequence genomic stretch:
- the LOC126615373 gene encoding protein spt2-like, whose translation MKESGSANDRPIDKNKSDNFGTFFGPSQPTISRRVLEERKALMPGLTKLASKVRRSDDQGKKSLKTPSSITTKSGSTLKIIKKSRDYSFLSLNEAETPATSKGESRLRKDSVSNSSNARTPVSGTNRAPVAKLKPEKKQHWEDKERHHEKRQDLMPRQSSLQRKVPKVNETSSTKSLPASKKKLEQRKDLHQPTKLKPKPDKTQSPPQENSTKSLPASKKQLEQRKVLHQPAKAKLKPDDKTQSPPQRQNLDRYKASSSKLPSSTKHDIKKEKQILQPNNTRVMPKRQNSSKNKQIKRDVAESSYDDKVDVSSMIQSIFRRKRKHIREEYSDSDKDDAAMVSTFHDIIREENRSSKIARKEDEIERLRPEEEEKQERLRKAKKQKLKAYKSDSNS comes from the exons ATGAAGGAATCGGGGTCTGCTAATGATCGTCCCATCGATAAGAATAAAAGTGacaa CTTCGGGACATTCTTTGGACCCTCACAACCTACCATATCGCGAAGAGTGCTCGAAGAAAGAAAAGCACTAATGCCGGGATTAACGAAGTTGGCATCCAAGGTCAGACGTTCTGATGATCAG GGTAAAAAGAGCCTGAAGACCCCTTCCTCAATTACAACAAAGTCTGGTTCgacattaaaaattataaagaagTCCCGGGATTACTCCTTTTTGTCGTTAAACGAAGCAGAAACACCGGCAACTTCAAAAGGGGAGTCTAGACTCCGTAAAGATTCTGTCTCGAATTCAAGCAATGCAAGAACTCCGGTTTCTGGTACGAATAGAGCTCCTGTGGCGAAGTTGAAGCCTGAAAAGAAGCAACATTGGGAAGATAAGGAGAGACATCATGAGAAGAGACAAGATTTGATGCCAAGGCAGTCTTCCTTGCAACGTAAGGTTCCAAAAGTGAATGAAACTTCTTCAACGAAGTCACTGCCTGCATCGAAGAAAAAATTGGAACAACGAAAGGATTTGCATCAACCTACAAAACTAAAACCAAAGCCAGATAAAACTCAGTCTCCTCCACAAGAGAATTCAACGAAGTCACTGCCTGCATCGAAGAAACAATTGGAGCAACGAAAGGTTTTGCATCAACCTGCGAAAGCAAAACTGAAACCAGATGATAAAACTCAGTCTCCTCCACAACGACAGAATCTTGATAGGTACAAAGCCTCCTCATCAAAGTTACCATCTTCGACAAAGCACgacattaaaaaagaaaagcaaatccTCCAACCCAATAACACAAGAGTGATGCCGAAACGGCAAAACTCCTCGAAAAATAAG CAGATCAAACGCGACGTGGCGGAGAGTTCTTATGATGACAAAGTCGACGTTTCTTCTATGATCCAATCAATTTTTAG ACGTAAACGTAAGCATATTCGGGAGGAATATTCCGATTCCGACAAGGATGACGCTGCAATGGTTTCCACCTTTCACGATATTATTAGAGAAGAGAACAGGAG TTCAAAAATTGCTAGGAAGGAGGATGAAATCGAGCGTCTACGGcccgaagaagaagagaagcaaGAGAGGTTAAGAAAAGCAAAGAAGCAGAAGCTGAAAGCATACAAAAGCGATTCCAACTCTTGA
- the LOC126617468 gene encoding abscisic acid receptor PYL8-like — MNGNRNGGGGGGGGGGGGFGGIVSDYIRRHHKHDLNDHQCTSTLVRHIKAPVHLVWSLVRRFDQPQKYKPFVSRCVVQGNLEIGSLREVDVKSGLPATTSTERLELLDDDEHILSIKIIGGDHRLRNYSSIISLHPEIIDGRPGTLVIESFVVDIPEGNTKDETCYFVEALIQCNLKSLSDVSERLAVQDQTEPIDRL, encoded by the exons ATGAATGGGAATAGGAATGGAGGCGGAGGAGGCGGCGGCGGTGGAGGAGGTGGTTTTGGCGGGATAGTGAGCGACTACATTCGGAGGCACCACAAGCACGACCTTAACGACCATCAGTGTACATCTACTCTCGTCCGGCACATCAAAGCCCCTGTCCATCTt GTTTGGTCGTTGGTAAGACGATTTGATCAACCGCAAAAGTATAAGCCATTTGTCAGCAGGTGTGTGGTGCAGGGAAATCTTGAGATTGGAAGTCTCAGAGAAGTTGATGTTAAGTCTGGGCTTCCTGCCACAACAAGTACTGAGAGATTGGAACTTCTTGACGATGACGAGCATATTCTTAGCATTAAAATAATTGGTGGGGATCACAGACTCAGG AACTACTCTTCAATCATCTCCCTCCATCCAGAGATAATTGACGGAAGACCGGGGACTCTGGTGATTGAGTCATTTGTAGTTGACATTCCTGAAGGGAACACCAAGGATGAGACCTGCTACTTTGTTGAAGCCTTGATCCAGTGCAATCTCAAATCTCTTTCTGACGTCTCAGAGCGACTTGCGGTACAGGACCAAACTGAGCCAATTGATCGGCTCTGA